Proteins co-encoded in one Sparus aurata chromosome 18, fSpaAur1.1, whole genome shotgun sequence genomic window:
- the ankhd1 gene encoding LOW QUALITY PROTEIN: ankyrin repeat and KH domain-containing protein 1 (The sequence of the model RefSeq protein was modified relative to this genomic sequence to represent the inferred CDS: inserted 1 base in 1 codon) codes for MQDAVAGTAMLTDGFEDEIDSVTPRSPVAGMGVGATPGGVGLGGIGIGVGGKKVRLYGEPGGPAAERLDFKLAAAAVLSSGPGSGSDEDEVSEVESFILDQEDLDNPIMKTASELLLSSATDGVDLRTVDPETQARLEALLEAAGIGKLSTADGKAFADPEVLRRLTSSVSCALDEAAAALTRMRAENTLNAGQADNRSLAEACSDGDVNAVRKLLDEGRSVNEHTEEGESLLCLACSAGYYELAQVLLAMHANVEDRGIKGDITPLMAAASGGYVDIVKLLLVHGADVNAQSSTGNTALTYACAGGFVDVVKVLLKEGANIEDHNENGHTPLMEAASAGHVEVARVLLEYGAGINTHSNEFKESALTLACYKGHLDMVRFLLEAGADQEHKTDEMHTALMEACMDGHVEVARLLLDSGAQVNMPADSFESPLTLAACGGHVELAALLIERGANLEEVNDEGYTPLMEAAREGHEEMVALLLAQGANINAQTEETQETALTLACCGGFLEVADFLIKAGADIELGCSTPLMEAAQEGHLELVKYLLAAGANVHATTATGDTALTYACENGHTDVADVLLQAGANLEHESEGGRTPLMKAARAGHLCTVQFLISKGANVNRATANNDHTVVSLACAGGHLAVVELLLAHGADPTHRLKDGSTMLIEAAKGGHTNVVSYLLDYPNNILSVPAPDLSQLTPPSQDASQVPRVPFQALAMVVPPQEPDRAPSNIATPPPVSSKGVSKQRQAALQPGVPSSVGRGPEAEPLPPFHLCQPLECIVEETEGKLNELGQRISAIEKAQLQSLELIQGEPLTKDKIEELKKSREEQVQKKKKILKELQKVERQLQLKTQQQFTKEYMEAKGLKEEQEPGQSQGPGPGPGSTTAAPGPLPATPGALVHTGSDTDEEAIKEEQEEQPGEEGEEVFIHYQEEEDDDDDDDEEEGSEEEGDGEEDNYPKLPQVGTILYRDGPQQPPLPPSPQAQPQPQPQPPPPPLQAAFIPIQPLPDYNPADYPGSTSPELQRVLVGQQMLGQQQQGQQLAGLGPGMIPQQAPDGLMVATPAQTLTDTLDDIMAAVSSRVPMLNTTTSPTPLSQPPTQMPANIASPPSVLPLYPSVDIDAHTESNHDTALTLACAGGHEELVSVLIARGANIEHRDKKGFTPLILAATAGHVGVVEVLLDKGGDIEAQSERTKDTPLSLACSGGRQEVVELLLLRGANKEHRNVSDYTPLSLAASGGYVNIIKILLNAGAEINSRTGSKLGISPLMLAAMNGHVPAVKLLLDMGSDINAQIETNRNTALTLACFQGRAEVVSLLLDRKANVEHRAKTGLTPLMEAASGGYAEVGRVLLDKGADVNAPPVPSSRDTALTIAADKGHYKFCELLINRGAHIDVRNKKGNTPLWLAANGGHFDVVQLLVHASADVDAADNRKITPLMAAFRKGHVKVVQYLVKEVNQFPSDIECMRYIATIADKELLKKCHQCMETIVKAKDQQAAEANKNASILLKELDLEKSREESKKQALAAKREKRKEKRKKKKEEQKRKQEEEEGQKTKEDFSEMQEQKEDSADEADVPIEPPSATTTTTIGISATSTTFTTAFGKKRASVATTPSTNRKNKKNKTKDSSPNEPIILQDPQVALAQHKADKNKIHGEPRGGGGGVTGGNSDSDPLDSTDCASESSSSGGKSQELNYLPDLTSSASSSSSSSSSSSSAPSSGVAQSQVLLRGPEKRHCPQPQTDGKLDNKVTVSISKPTQKAPDMIDSTSNSLPSPFKTMALPITSPNSKLSLTSPKRGQKREEGWKEVVRRSKKLSVPASVVSRIMGRGGCNITAIQDVTGAHIDVDKQKDKNGERMITIRGGTESTRYAVQLINALIQDPAKELEDLIPRNHIRAPGSKTTSASFPSTTGATSGSTTGPKALSSLVTPTGVSFQPSSSSPSSSSQAGGKIGKGLSSNVRQPFLCLXPLAYAHPQLALLAAQTMHQIRHPRLPMAQFGGTFSPAASTWGPFPVRPVSPGSANSSPKHNGGTNGTGGQARPSATHSEHSSTVSSGASVTTINTTTIASNTSTATGSPHTPNPTPYNPQPSVPTPSSVRKQLFAPDPKPAGVTPVSVVATATSGSNAVRGTGSPAHHSSTTTTANAPQQPVGPISQPPIQPPAKTEPSVVAPPGKDKPSLPVENQPVSVSESINSVGFTAPAMALPPKPEPRQQLPPPPSSVPSSEAPPPLLNPQHSSHLPSAPPPVLSHNVAHPNNTVPHFSAPAPRVSHRMQPPGPYYSLSEQQQQQQQTQQQQQQQQQQQQQQSVFVPFNAQQEPPKQTQNHTSQPTSLPPQAQSQAQAQAQGSLQVSANLGMMNGSQMQHVANAGKPQQMPPNFGPAGLFNFSSIFDNNSQVGNNQVWGACHLPARSPPEQSYSAPPAYMNMGQIENMIPPPPPDSSKAPGYRSASQRMVNSPIALTSYATSISGSPVYLHGHTGVGTPSFSRQHFSPHPWSASTSGESPVPPPSTVSSSALSTSAVAPPPQPKQGSSSQQDRKVPPPIGTERLARIRQTGSVNPPLLTTSYTASVGQGGIWSFGVGSASEAMSGWSQPLMSSHMMHPQLQAEQSAFSQHQPMEQDDTGIANPANNYHQPQHLPNSYMDFPKGMPMSMYGGTMLPPHPPMAEGPGGPMYNGLHAGDPAWSPIIKVVPNNADNSDPQQQVWPGTWAPHVGNVHLNHVN; via the exons GCATCGGTAAACTGTCCACTGCCGATGGTAAAGCTTTTGCAGACCCCGAGGTGCTACGGCGACTGACGTCATCTGTGAGTTGTGCCCTGGACgaagctgcagcagccctgACCCGCATGAGAGCAGAAAACACACTCAACGCCGGCCAAGCCGACAA CCGTAGTTTAGCAGAGGCGTGCTCAGACGGGGATGTCAACGCAGTGCGCAAATTGCTGGATGAGGGACGGAGTGTCAACGAACACACAGAGGAAGGGGAGAGCCTGCTTTGCCTGGCCTGCTCGGCCGGCTACTATGAACTTGCACAG GTTTTGTTGGCCATGCACGCCAATGTAGAAGACCGTGGTATCAAGGGAGACATAACGCCACTTATGGCTGCTGCCAGCGGAGGTTATGTGGACATTGTCAAACTGCTTCTGGTTCACGGGGCGGATGTTAACGCACAGTCCTCCACAG GCAACACAGCTCTGACGTACGCGTGTGCCGGTGGCTTCGTCGATGTGGTGAAGGTGCTGCTTAAAGAGGGTGCTAACATAGAGGACCACAACGAGAACGGACACACACCTCTAATGGAGGCGGCCAGTGCTGGCCACGTGGAGGTTGCCAGGGTACTTTTGGAGTATGGCGCCGGAATCAACACACACTCCAATGAGTTCAAGGAGAGCGCTCTCACACTTGCCTGCTATAAAG gTCACCTGGATATGGTGCGTTTTCTGTTGGAGGCTGGAGCAGACCAGGAGCATAAAACAGATGAGATGCACACAGCACTGATGGAGGCGTGCATG GACGGCCATGTGGAGGTGGCACGGCTGCTGTTGGACAGCGGCGCGCAGGTCAACATGCCAGCAGATTCCTTCGAGTCGCCCCTTACCCTCGCAGCCTGTGGAGGACATGTGGAGCTGGCAGCCTTGCTCATAGAGAGAGGAGCCAACTTGGAGGAG GTCAATGATGAGGGCTACACCCCTCTGATGGAAGCAGCTAGAGAAGGTCATGAGGAGATGGTAGCACTGCTGCTGGCTCAAG GTGCTAACATCAATGCCCAGACAGAGGAGACCCAGGAGACGGCTTTGACTCTAGCATGCTGCGGAGGCTTCTTAGAAGTGGCTGACTTCCTCATCAAAGCTGGCGCCGACATCGAGTTGGGCTGTTCCACACCTCTAATGGAGGCTGCACAGGAAGGCCATCTTGAGTTGGTCAAATACCTACTGGCTGCAg GGGCAAATGTTCACGCCACAACAGCAACGGGTGACACAGCGTTGACATATGCGTGCGAGAATGGACACACTGATGTTGCCGatgtgctgctgcaggctggAGCCAACTTG GAACATGAGTCTGAAGGGGGGCGGACGCCCTTGATGAAGGCAGCGAGGGCAGGACATCTCTGTACAGTGCAGTTCCTTATCAGCAAAG GTGCTAATGTGAACAGAGCTACTGCCAACAATGATCACACAGTGGTGTCTCTGGCCTGCGCTGGAGGACATCTGGCTGtagtggagctgctgctggcacATGGCGCAGATCCTACACACAGACTCAAA gATGGTTCGACTATGTTGATAGAAGCTGCTAAGGGTGGCCACACCAATGTGGTTTCCTACCTGTTGGACTACCCCAACAACATCCTATCTGTCCCAGCCCCCGACCTCTCCCAGCTCACTCCCCCCTCGCAAGATGCCTCTCAG GTTCCTCGTGTCCCATTCCAAGCTCTCGCCATGGTAGTGCCCCCTCAGGAGCCTGACCGTGCCCCGTCAAACATCGCCACACCCCCACCCGTCTCCAGCAAAG GCGTGTCCAAACAGAGACAGGCAGCCCTCCAGCCAGGTGTCCCCAGCTCAGTGGGCCGGGGGCCTGAAGCAGAGCCTCTGCCGCCCTTCCACTTGTGCCAGCCTCTCGAGTGCAttgtggaggagacagagggaaagcTCAATGAGCTTGGCCAGAGAATCAGCGCTATCGAGAAGGCCCAGCTTCAGTCACTAGAGCTCATTCAGGGGGAGCCGCTCACCAAAGACAAGATTGAGGAGCTGAAGaaaagcagagaggagcag gtgcagaagaagaagaaaatcttGAAGGAGCTGCAGAAGGTGGAACGccagctgcagctgaaaacGCAGCAACAGTTCACCAAAGAGTACATGGAGGCAAAGGGTTTAAAAGAGGAGCAGGAGCCAGGACAAAGCCAGGGCCCAGGCCCAGGGCCTGGAAGTACGACGGCTGCTCCAGGGCCCCTTCCCGCCACGCCAGGTGCCCTAGTACACACTGGCTCCGACACGGACGAAGAGGCCATCAAGGAAGAACAAGAGGAGCAGCCAGGAGAGGAAGGGGAAGAG GTATTTATACATTatcaggaagaggaagatgatgatgatgatgatgatgaagaggagggttCAGAGGAAGAGGGGGATGGAGAAGAGGACAATTACCCCAAGCTTCCTCAGGTCGGCACAATCCTCTACAGGGATGGGCCACAGCAGCCTCCTCTGCCCCCTTCGCCACAGGCCCAGCCCCAGCCCCAGCCCCAGCCTCCTCCCCCGCCTCTTCAGGCTGCCTTCATCCCCATCCAACCCCTGCCCGACTACAACCCTGCAGACTACCCGGGAAGCACTAGCCCAGAGCTGCAGAGGGTACTGGTGGGGCAGCAGATGCtgggccagcagcagcagggtcaaCAGTTGGCTGGGTTAGGCCCAGGAATGATACCTCAGCAGGCTCCAGATGGGCTCATGGTAGCTACACCTGCACAGACACTCACAGACACGCTGGATGACATCATGGCAG CTGTGAGCAGCCGTGTGCCCATGCTGAACACTACAACCTCACCCACACCCCTGTCCCAGCCACCAACACAGATGCCCGCAAACATCGCTTCGCCCCCTTCGGTCCTGCCCCTCTACCCTTCTGTCGACATAGATGCACAT ACGGAGAGTAACCATGACACAGCGCTGACGCTGGCGTGTGCAGGAGGACATGAGGAGCTTGTGTCTGTCCTTATTGCACGGGGAGCCAACATTGAACACCGGGACAAAAAAG GCTTTACTCCTCTGATCCTGGCTGCCACTGCTGGCCACGTAGGAGTGGTGGAGGTGCTCCTGGACAAAGGGGGTGACATTGAGGCTCAGTCAGAGAGAACCAAAGACACGCCCCTCTCCCTGGCCTGCTCTGGGGGACGTCAGGAG GTggttgagctgctgctgcttcggGGAGCCAATAAGGAACACCGCAATGTTTCCGACTACACGCCTCTTAGCCTGGCTGCTTCTGGGGGTTACGTCAACATCATCAAGATACTCCTCAATGCTGGGGCTGAAATAAACTCAAG GACTGGGAGCAAGCTTGGAATCTCTCCTCTGATGCTGGCAGCTATGAATGGTCATGTTCCGGCAGTAAAGCTGTTGCTAGACATGGGCTCGGACATCAATGCCCAGATCGAgaccaacagaaacacagctcTCACCCTCGCATGCTTCCAGGGGCGGGCTGAGGTCGTCAGTCTGCTGCTCGATCGCAAGGCCAACGTAGAGCATCGTGCTAAG ACCGGCCTTACTCCTCTCATGGAGGCGGCCTCAGGAGGTTACGCAGAGGTGGGCCGAGTGCTGCTGGACAAAGGTGCCGATGTCAATGCTCCACCTGTTCCCTCATCCAGAGACACTGCCCTCACCATTGCTGCAGACAAAGGCCACTACAAGTTTTGTGAGCTGCTTATCAACAG GGGTGCCCATATCGATGTACGAAACAAGAAAGGGAACACTCCTCTCTGGCTGGCGGCAAACGGCGGTCATTTTGACGTGGTGCAGCTCTTAGTGCATGCCAGTGCTGATGTGGATGCAGCCGACAATCGCAAGATTACCCCACTCATGGCTGCTTTTCGAAAG GGTCATGTGAAGGTGGTGCAGTATCTTGTGAAGGAGGTCAACCAATTCCCATCAGATATCGAGTGCATGAGATATATCGCGACCATCGCTGACAAG GAGCTGTTGAAGAAGTGCCACCAGTGCATGGAGACCATTGTCAAAGCCAAAGACCAGCAGGCAGCCGAGGCCAACAAGAATGCAAGCATTCTTCTCAAGGAGCTAGACTTGGAGAAG TCCCGGGAGGAGAGCAAGAAGCAGGCCCTGGCTGCTAAGCGTGAGAAACGTAAGGAGAAacgcaagaagaagaaggaggagcagaagaggaagcaggaggaagaggaggggcaGAAAACCAAGGAGGATTTCTCTGAGATgcaggagcagaaggaggaTTCAGCTGATG AAGCAGATGTTCCTATCGAGCCTCCAAGtgcaaccaccaccaccaccatcggTATATCTGCCACCTCCACCACTTTCACTACAGCTTTTGGTAAGAAGCGAGCAAGTGTGGCCACTACCCCGAGCACCAATCGCAAGAACAAAAAGAACAAGACCAAGGACTCCTCGCCCAACGAACCCATCATATTACAGGATCCGCAG GTTGCACTAGCACAGCACAAGGCTGACAAGAACAAGATCCACGGTGAGCCccggggtgggggtgggggagtGACAGGGGGCAACAGCGATTCTGACCCCTTGGATAGCACCGACTGTGCcagtgagagcagcagcagcgggggCAAGAGTCAGGAGCTCAACTACCTCCCTGACCTCACCTcatccgcctcctcctcctcctcctcttcctcctcctcttcctcagcccCCTCCTCAGGAGTGGCCCAGTCCCAGGTCCTCCTGCGCGGCCCAGAGAAGAGACACTGTCCTCAGCCGCAGACTGACGGCAAGTTGGACAACAAGGTCACAGTCTCCATCTCAAAACCAACGCAAAA AGCTCCGGACATGATCGACTCCACCTCGAACTCCTTGCCCTCACCATTCAAGACCATGGCTCTTCCCATCACCTCGCCCAACAGTAAACTCAGCCTCACGAGCCCCAAGAGAGGccagaagagagaagaaggttGGAAGGAGGTGGTCAGAAG ATCAAAGAAGCTGTCTGTGCCAGCCTCTGTCGTGTCTCGGATCATGGGCAGAGGAGGCTGCAACATCACAGCCATCCAGGACGTGACGGGAGCTCACATTGATGTAGACAAACAGAAGGACAAGAACGGGGAGAGGATGATCACCATAAG AGGAGGCACGGAGTCTACAAGGTATGCAGTCCAGCTGATCAATGCTCTAATCCAAGACCCAGCCAAAGAGCTCGAAGATCTGATCCCCCGAAATCACATCAGAGCCCCAGGCTCTAAAACGACCTCAGCCTCCTTCCCCAGCACCACAGGGGCCACCAGCGGTTCAACCACTGGGCCAAAGGCCCTGAGCTCATTGGTCACCCCCACAGGCGTCTCGTTCCAgccctcctcatcctcaccttcatcctcctctcaggCTGGGGGGAAGATCGGGAAGGGGCTGTCATCAAATGTCAGACAGCCTTTCCTGTGTC TGCCCCTGGCGTATGCCCACCCTCAGCTGGCTCTACTGGCTGCTCAGACCATGCACCAGATCAGACACCCTCGTCTACCCATGGCCCAGTTTGGTGGCACCTTCTCACCTGCTGCCAGCACCTGGGGGCCCTTCCCTGTGCGTCCCGTGAGCCCCGGCAGTGCTAACAGCTCCCCCAAACACAACGGAGGAACCAACGGCACCGGAGGCCAGGCCAGACCCAGTGCGACCCACAGTGAACACAGCAGCACAGTCAGCTCAGGAGCCTCAGTCACGAccatcaacaccaccaccaTCGCTTCTAACACGTCAACAGCCACAGGCTCACCTCATACCCCGAACCCTACTCCATACAACCCCCAACCGAGCGTCCCCACTCCTTCGTCTGTCAGAAAACAGCTCTTCGCCCCCGACCCCAAACCTGCTGGTGTCACCCCTGTGTCTGTTGTTGCCACAGCTACTAGTGGCAGTAATGCAGTACGAGGCACAGGTTCCCCTGCACATCACAGTTCCACTACAACCACAGCGAATGCACCTCAGCAGCCAGTTGGACCTATCTCGCAGCCCCCCATCCAACCCCCAGCTAAAACAGAGCCCAGTGTCGTTGCCCCACCTGGAAAAGACAAGCCCTCTCTACCTGTAGAGAACCAGCCTGTTTCTGTCAGTGAGAGCATCAACTCTGTGGGTTTCACTGCCCCCGCCATGGCTTTACCTCCCAAACCAGAGCCTCGACAGCAGTtacctccccctccctcctctgtacCATCCTCAGAGGCTCCACCACCCCTCCTCAACCCCCAGCACAGCTCCCACCTCCCCTCAGcacctcctcctgtcctctcacacaatgttgCACACCCAAACAACACTGTACCCCACTTCTCTGCCCCTGCACCTAGAGTCTCTCATCGTATGCAGCCACCAGGGCCTTACTATTCCctttctgagcagcagcagcaacaacagcagacgcaacagcagcagcagcagcaacaacaacaacaacaacaacagtctgtgtttgtgccCTTCAATGCTCAGCAAGAGCCCCCGAAACAGACCCAAAACCATACGTCCCAGCCCACAAGTTTGCCTCCACAAGCCCAGAGCCAAGCTCAAGCCCAGGCTCAAGGCTCCCTTCAGGTCTCTGCTAACCTGGGGATGATGAACGGTTCCCAGATGCAGCATGTGGCCAATGCAGGCAAGCCTCAGCAGATGCCCCCCAACTTCGGTCCTGCAGGTCTCTTTAACTTCAGCAGCATCTTTGATAACAACAGCCAG GTTGGAAACAATCAGGTGTGGGGTGCATGTCATCTGCCAGCTCGATCACCTCCAGAGCAGTCGTACTCGGCCCCACCAGCCTACATGAACATGGGCCAGATTGAGAATATGATACCCCCACCTCCTCCGGACAGCTCAAAAGCCCCTGGCTACCGCTCTGCCTCACAGAGGATGGTCAACAGCCCCATTG CGTTGACCAGCTATGCCACCAGTATCTCTGGCAGCCCTGTGTATCTGCACGGTCATACAGGGGTCGGCACACCTTCCTTCAGCAGACAGCACTTTTCCCCTCACCCATGGAGTGCATCCACATCAG GTGAATCTCCTGTCCCGCCTCCCTCTACGGTGTCATCCTCAGCCCTCTCCACCTCAGCTGTGGCCCCTCCACCCCAGCCTAAGCAAGGCAGCTCCTCGCAGCAGGACCGTAAGGTTCCCCCACCCATCGGCACAGAGCGGCTGGCCAGGATCAGGCAGACGGGTTCTGTCAACCCACCTCTCCTCACTACCAGCTACACGGCATCTGTTGGACAGGGAGGCATTTGGTCATTCGGGGTCGGGAGTGCTTCGG AGGCCATGTCTGGTTGGTCCCAGCCCCTGATGAGCAGCCACATGATGCACCCTCAGCTGCAGGCGGAGCAGTCGGCCTTCTCTCAGCACCAGCCCATGGAGCAGGATGACACGGGCATCGCTAACCCAGCTAACAATTACCACCAGCCCCAGCATTTGCCCAACAGTTACATGGACTTCCCAAAG GGGATGCCTATGTCAATGTATGGAGGCACCATGCTGCCCCCTCATCCTCCCATGGCAGAGGGGCCAGGGGGACCGATGTACAATGGATTGCACGCTGGTGACCCCGCATGGAGCCCCATCATCAAAGTGGTCCCAAACAATGCAGATAACTCTGACCCACAACAGCAG GTGTGGCCTGGTACCTGGGCACCTCATGTGGGCAATGTGCACCTGAACCACGTCAACTAG
- the higd2a gene encoding HIG1 domain family member 2A, mitochondrial — translation MAAATTPVEQAPKASPGPVPFDFSQPPVIEGFNPSPRVKDETFKEKFLRKTKENPFVPIGCLGTAGALIYGLRAFHQGKTKQSQMLMRGRIFAQGFTVCALIFGVFATALKPKQ, via the exons ATGGCGGCTGCGACAACACCAGTGGAACAGGCACCGAAGGCGTCTCCTGGACCTGTACCGTTCGACTTCTCTCAGCCGCCGGTCATTGAGGGCTTCAACCCTTCGCCGAGGGTCAAAGATGAGACGTTCAAAGAAAAATTCCTGAGAAAAACCAAGGAGAACCCATTCGTCCCTATAG GTTGTTTGGGAACAGCAGGAGCACTGATCTACGGTCTCCGTGCCTTCCATCAAGGGAAAACCAAACAGTCCCAGATGCTGATGCGGGGACGTATCTTCGCCCAGGGCTTTACTGTTTGTGCCCTTATCTTTGGAGTTTTCGCCACAGCTCTGAAACCCAAGCAATGA